Part of the Bacillota bacterium genome, TAATATTATTGTAGTATTTACAGGAGAAAACCAGACTGCGGACAATTATATTGAAAGGTTTGTCTATAAATTGGGGAATGAGCATACCATAAGAGTTGCAACTTCAGACTACCTGGAACAGACTATAGTCTTGAGAAACGGTGGGGCCAGGATGACGCCCAGGGAATTGAGGAAAGAGATTGAAGACGCCCATAGAAGTATGATAAAAGATTTTAGTAAAAATCAGTATAGTGAAAAAAATACCATAATGTCCAACATAAAGCCGGAATTGGCGGATTTGCTGGAAAAAATAAGGAGAAGCAAGTTGTAGAATATGCAAAGGAGAGTTTCTAAATGACCGAACCACGCTTGTATACAAGTAATAAGGAGATAGATAATATCAAAAAGTTTTTGAAACAATATGACTGGTATGCGGATGCTTACCAAAACATAAAATCCAGTGTTGATTCAATGTTGAAGAAAGGTTTCGAAGTTCCTAAAGAAAGCGGCTTTGTATTTTTTGATTCATGCTCACGGGATAATGCCCGCTTAATATTTGATCCGTACCGTCCAAATGACCATATTTGTCCTGTTTGCGGTATGAATTACAAGGATAAACCTTTTCAGAGAGCATGGGTTTTGAGTTATCACTCGTGGCTTTCACAAATGAGCATTCTTTTAGGAATTGTTTACCTGATTGATGGAGACGAAGCTTATGCAAAGGCGTTGAGAACTATTCTGCTTGATTATGCAAAGTATTACCATGAATACCCAAATAACGACAATGAA contains:
- a CDS encoding NYN domain-containing protein, coding for MEYLLVDGYNIINAWKDVFDLNRESLEECREKLLYMLSNYEGYKRIKIIVVFDAHLVSGSKKKVEKYDNIIVVFTGENQTADNYIERFVYKLGNEHTIRVATSDYLEQTIVLRNGGARMTPRELRKEIEDAHRSMIKDFSKNQYSEKNTIMSNIKPELADLLEKIRRSKL